One window of Oryza brachyantha chromosome 12, ObraRS2, whole genome shotgun sequence genomic DNA carries:
- the LOC102721416 gene encoding zinc finger protein 1-like, which translates to MAVLEAAPVVPAASSAAVVVGSSSSSGEETWEGLHRGGGRVEGRGKRKRSTRRRQQHSEEEYLALCLLMLARGRRDGDGAVAAAAAEHRCSVCGKAFASYQALGGHKASHRKPPAPAAVVKEEEVVVEVKPPVADIAAVAPPVVTPSSSAASAGVSSAGGRAHECNVCGKAFPTGQALGGHKRCHYDGTIGSAAAGAPKPAKTAAAAAAAAAAARGFDLNLPALPDIAGEQRCTAEAAEDDEVLSPLAFKKPRLMIPA; encoded by the coding sequence ATGGCGGTTCTTGAAGCAGCGCCGGTggtgccggcggcgtcgtcggcggcggtggtggtggggagtagtagtagtagcggGGAGGAGACGTGGGAGGGGTTGCACCGTGGCGGTGGGCGGGTGGAGGGGCGGGGGAAGAGGAAGCgctcgacgcggcggcggcagcagcacaGCGAGGAGGAGTACCTCGCGCTCTGCCTACTCATGCTGGCGCGGGGGCgacgcgacggtgacggcgccgtggcggcggcggcggcggagcaccgGTGCTCCGTCTGCGGCAAGGCGTTCGCGTCCTACCAGGCGCTCGGCGGACACAAGGCCAGCCACCggaagccgccggcgccggcggccgtcgtcaaggaggaggaggtggtggtggaggtgaaGCCGCCGGTAGCTGACatcgcggcggtggcgccgcccgTCGTGacgccgtcctcgtcggcggcgtcggccggcgTCTCCTCCGCCGGAGGCAGGGCGCACGAGTGCAACGTGTGCGGGAAGGCGTTCCCGACGGGGCAGGCGCTCGGCGGCCACAAGCGGTGCCACTACGACGGCACCatcggcagcgccgccgccggcgcgcccaAGCCGGCCaaaaccgccgccgccgccgccgccgccgccgccgcagcccggGGCTTCGACCTCAACCTGCCGGCGCTGCCAGACAtcgccggcgagcagcggtgcacggcggaggcggcggaggacgacgaggtgcTCAGCCCCCTCGCCTTCAAGAAGCCCAGGCTCATGATCCCAGCATAG